The Streptococcus sp. DTU_2020_1001019_1_SI_AUS_MUR_006 sequence TCCCTTAGGTAGAATGTCGCGAATCAACGTGTGATTTTTCTCAATTCTCCCTTTCTGGTCAGAGCGATTAGGGTCACAAAAGAAGAGTTTACTCTCTCCTCGGACATCCATTTCGATGCCATCGACCCTGGCAAACTCACCACCATTATCTGTGAGGATGACAGGAAAGAGTTGGAAGAAATCTTTGTCCGCTTGGTGAAGAGTGTTCTTGATTTTATAAAGGTGTTTGGTAACCTCAAGGGCAGTTTTATTCTCCAGAAGCCTAGCGAAGATAAAGTTACAGAAAGACAGGTTGAAGGTAAGTAGGACTTTACCTCCCATTATGCCCATAACTGTGTCCATTTCCAACCAAGAGTCTAGTTGATTAAGTGCTAAATAGTTTTGGAAATCCTCATAGGAACGGCCTTCTTTAGCTTCTTTAGGGATGGAAGGTAGCTTACTTTTTCTTCTTTCTTTAAATTTAACGGCTCTGGCTAGATCAATAGGAGCGATAGACAGGTATCCTTTTCGGATGTGTCTATAGACGGTTGAGGAGCTGACATTAAGGTTATGAGTCTTGAGGATATGATAGATGTGTTGGCCCTTTTTAACCCCATCAGAAATGACTTTGTCCATGTCCCAGAGAGTCTGAGAGTTGAGAGGAGTTCCTTCACGAGCTTCGACAAGAGTTTGTTCGTAGTGCTTTTGAGCTTGTTTAGCGAGGTAGAAGATTTTTTGATAGCCACAGTTTTGTCTTCTTTTAGAGCACCCATTACAGACAAAGGGAGCTTTATCAAGTAGAGGGCAAGGAAGGTTGTTAGAGGTAGAGTCTCTAATTTGTTTGTTTCGTTTGACTTCTTTAGAAACAGTAGTCGGGTCTTTTAGAATAAGTTGCCCAATAGCTTTGAAGGTTTCACTGCGCTCTAAACCTAGTTGGATATCATGACGGTCTGAAAGTGTAAGGTGTTTATGTTTTGTCATAGTGGACCTCATTTCTAACTCAAACGTCTCACACTTAATTCCACCATAAAAATCCGTTTTAGACTGATTTCCACTTTGGTCAGGAAAGTGGAAGTTACTTTGAGAAATTACCGGACGCTTTTCTTTATTTTATATAGAAGATTTTTCGTGCTTTTTTCGAATAAATAAGATAAAATAGCCTAGAATGAAAGATTAAAAAGAGGGAAAATATGAAAATTCGTGGTTTTGAATTAGTTTCTAGTTTTACAGATGAGAGTTTGCTACCGAAGCGTGAGACAGCACATGCAGCTGGTTACGACTTAAAGGTTGCTGTGCGTACGGTCATTGCTCCAGGTGAGATTGTCCTTGTTCCGACAGGGGTCAAGGCTTATATGCAACCGACAGAAGTGCTTTATCTCTATGATCGTTCTTCAAACCCTCGTAAGAAGGGCTTGGTTTTGATTAACTCTGTGGGTGTCATCGATGGGGATTACTATGGTAATCCTGGGAACGAGGGACATATCTTTGCACAGATGAAAAACATTACTGACCAAGAAGTGATTCTTGAAGTTGGGGAACGCGTGGTTCAGGCTGTCTTTGCTCCATTTTTGATTGCGGATGGCGATGCGGCAGATGGTGTTCGGACCGGTGGATTTGGATCAACTGGGCACTAAGATGAAGATTATCTTTGTACGTCACGGGGAGCCAGATTACCGTGAGTTAGAGGAGCGTTCCTATACTGGATTCGGGATGGATTTGGCGCCCTTATCAGAGGAGGGAAGACAGCAAGCTCAGGAACTGAGCAAAAATTCTTTGCTACACTCAGCTGATCTACTAGTTTCTTCTGCAGTCACAAGAGCTTTAGAGACTGCTAGCTATGTGGCTTGTGCTACTGGACTTCCTTTGAGAGTGGAGCCATTATTGCATGAATGGCAAGTCTATGAAAGTGGCGTAGAGAATTTTGAAAAAGCTCGTACTCTGTTTCTAGGAAATAATGGGGAGTTATCTCCTAATAGTCCTATTCAATATGAGACAGCTGAGGAAATGAGGTCTCGGTTTCTAGAATCTATGCGCAAGTATCGAGACTATCAGACAGTCGTTGTTGTCACTCATCGAATGCTCATGCGCCAGTTTGTGTCAAATGAGAAGATTGATTTTTGCCAAGTGATTGAGTGTGAGATAGAGATATAGAAAGAAGCACAATTAAATGAGCTATAAGGATTTTCAAGCTTTTACCGCAGAAAATTGTCAAGGGTATAAGAAGGTGTCTGAGATTAGTATTGGAGGTTTTCTTTACTTGGCTTTTCTTCCAGTAGACTATCAAAAAATCCTTTGCATTTCTTCAGAATATATGTCCATCATCGATAGTGAAAAAAATCAAGTCACTCCAATAGATGGGGATTACGATGAGATAGAGTTAGTAGCTATGTGTGAAGTTTACGACTCTCCTATCCCTATTGCTGGACAATATGGTGGAAACCTTCCTTTGTATAATGGTAAAGACATCCGAGTGACAATGGCTAAAGACCAATCTGAAGAATATCCGATTTTAACCATTTATTGGGAAGAGAATAAAGAAACTAGGACTCAAATTTATCAAGGTTATTTACCCTATATTTTTGGTTTTAGTCCTGATGGGAAGTATTATGTCCATGCGGATGATGGTGGACTGATTGTTCTGAAAAGAAATAGTTACTGATTTGGAAAATTAATAAGAGATTTTAAAATGAAAGGATTAGAATCATCGCAAAGAAAAAAGCGACATTTATATGTCAAAATTGTGGGTATAATTCCCCTAAATATCTAGGACGTTGTCCAAACTGTGGGTCTTGGTCTTCTTTTGTAGAAGAGGTTGAGGTTGCCGAGGTCAAGAATGCGCGTGTGTCCTTGACAGGTGAGAAAACCAAGCCCATGAAACTGGCTGAAGTGACCTCCATCAATGTCAATCGAACCAAGACAGAGATGGAGGAGTTTAACCGAGTTCTTGGTGGAGGTGTGGTACCAGGAAGTCTTGTCCTGATCGGTGGGGATCCAGGGATTGGGAAATCAACTCTGCTCTTACAAGTCTCAACCCAGCTGTCTCAAGTAGGTACTGTTCTCTACGTTAGTGGGGAGGAATCAGCTCAGCAAATCAAACTCCGTGCAGAGCGTTTAGGTGATATTGATAGCGAGTTTTATCTCTATGCAGAGACCAATATGCAGAGCGTACGGGCAGAAATAGAGAGAATTCAGCCAGATTTTCTCATTATCGACTCTATCCAGACTATCATGTCTCCTGAGATTTCTGGAGTTCAGGGTTCTGTTTCCCAGGTGCGTGAGGTGACTGCAGAACTCATGCAGTTGGCTAAGACTAATAACATTGCCATCTTTATT is a genomic window containing:
- a CDS encoding dUTP diphosphatase produces the protein MKIRGFELVSSFTDESLLPKRETAHAAGYDLKVAVRTVIAPGEIVLVPTGVKAYMQPTEVLYLYDRSSNPRKKGLVLINSVGVIDGDYYGNPGNEGHIFAQMKNITDQEVILEVGERVVQAVFAPFLIADGDAADGVRTGGFGSTGH
- a CDS encoding IS30 family transposase; translated protein: MTKHKHLTLSDRHDIQLGLERSETFKAIGQLILKDPTTVSKEVKRNKQIRDSTSNNLPCPLLDKAPFVCNGCSKRRQNCGYQKIFYLAKQAQKHYEQTLVEAREGTPLNSQTLWDMDKVISDGVKKGQHIYHILKTHNLNVSSSTVYRHIRKGYLSIAPIDLARAVKFKERRKSKLPSIPKEAKEGRSYEDFQNYLALNQLDSWLEMDTVMGIMGGKVLLTFNLSFCNFIFARLLENKTALEVTKHLYKIKNTLHQADKDFFQLFPVILTDNGGEFARVDGIEMDVRGESKLFFCDPNRSDQKGRIEKNHTLIRDILPKGTSFNNLTQEDINLVCSHVNSVKRAALNGKSAYELFAFTYGEEIPKLLGISKIPAEDVCQSSKLLQHKI
- a CDS encoding histidine phosphatase family protein → MVFGPVDLDQLGTKMKIIFVRHGEPDYRELEERSYTGFGMDLAPLSEEGRQQAQELSKNSLLHSADLLVSSAVTRALETASYVACATGLPLRVEPLLHEWQVYESGVENFEKARTLFLGNNGELSPNSPIQYETAEEMRSRFLESMRKYRDYQTVVVVTHRMLMRQFVSNEKIDFCQVIECEIEI